A single window of Gemmatimonadales bacterium DNA harbors:
- the plsY gene encoding glycerol-3-phosphate 1-O-acyltransferase PlsY: MTLALWLGASYLLGAVPTSYLVARLAKGIDLRQVGSRNLGSTNLYRTLGWRYAIPVALFDIAKGTAPVLLFAPYAGGTLWVALVLGFAAIIGHVFSVFVRFKGGKGVATAAGVVLGLAPAPTLVAAGVWALLVRASGYVSLGSIAAAVVLPIAVWILSPDLRPAIWLFVALGAFVVVTHRANIGRLLSGTENRFGKRAVRAEGNR, encoded by the coding sequence ATGACGCTTGCTCTCTGGCTCGGCGCGTCGTATCTGCTCGGGGCCGTCCCGACCAGCTATCTCGTGGCTCGCCTTGCCAAGGGCATCGACCTGCGTCAGGTCGGCAGTCGCAACCTGGGTTCGACCAATCTCTACCGCACGCTTGGCTGGCGCTACGCAATTCCAGTCGCGCTGTTCGACATCGCGAAGGGGACGGCGCCGGTGCTGCTGTTCGCTCCGTATGCAGGCGGGACTCTCTGGGTCGCTCTGGTGCTTGGTTTTGCCGCCATCATCGGGCACGTCTTCAGCGTCTTCGTTCGGTTCAAGGGCGGGAAGGGGGTCGCCACGGCCGCCGGCGTTGTGCTTGGCCTGGCGCCGGCGCCGACGCTGGTCGCCGCGGGGGTGTGGGCGTTGCTGGTGCGCGCCTCGGGATATGTCTCGCTGGGCAGCATCGCGGCTGCCGTCGTGTTGCCGATTGCCGTGTGGATTCTCAGCCCGGACCTTCGCCCGGCGATCTGGCTCTTTGTCGCGCTCGGAGCCTTCGTCGTGGTGACGCACCGCGCCAACATCGGTCGACTCCTGTCCGGAACCGAGAACCGGTTCGGCAAACGGGCCGTGCGCGCCGAGGGCAATCGATGA
- the der gene encoding ribosome biogenesis GTPase Der, protein MSKPTVAIVGRPNVGKSTLFNRLIGGRVAIVADQAGTTRDRHFGDAEWNGRPFWVVDTGGMVPDSQDSMDRAIRRQAELAIEEADLIMFVVDSREGFHPIDQAVAEYLRRSNRPVLLVANKLDNMPRESPDPEFYSLGLGEPVPVSAAVGKGSGDLLDAIVERLPPAEDIEASEEVRVAIVGRPNVGKSSLVNRLLGEDRHVVSPVAGTTRDAIDSVMTYHGRTVRFIDTAGLRRKSRVDDDVEFYSTVRTSRAIEDSHVCVLVVDAAQGVHHQDLRIATDAWERGKGLVVAVNKWDLVDEKDANTAVRGHAIVVEKAPFLADVPFVYLSAETGQRARKILDSILEVAEARTRRVATAEVNKVLESLLARNQPPQKSGEEVRLFYASQIAVAPPTFALISNRPDDVPEHYLRYLTKGFREAWAFSGVPLRLKLRARKGSR, encoded by the coding sequence ATGAGTAAGCCAACCGTTGCCATCGTCGGTCGCCCTAACGTGGGGAAATCGACTCTTTTCAATCGGCTGATCGGAGGCCGAGTGGCAATCGTGGCTGATCAGGCCGGCACCACGCGCGATCGCCACTTCGGCGACGCCGAGTGGAACGGCCGCCCGTTCTGGGTGGTCGACACCGGCGGCATGGTTCCCGACTCGCAGGACTCGATGGATCGGGCCATCCGCCGCCAGGCCGAGCTCGCCATCGAAGAAGCAGACCTCATCATGTTTGTGGTGGACAGCCGTGAGGGCTTCCATCCGATCGATCAGGCTGTGGCCGAGTATCTCCGGCGGTCGAACCGCCCGGTGCTGCTGGTCGCCAACAAGCTCGACAATATGCCGCGCGAATCACCGGACCCCGAGTTCTACAGCCTGGGCCTGGGGGAACCGGTGCCGGTGTCCGCAGCGGTCGGCAAAGGCAGCGGCGACCTCCTCGACGCCATCGTCGAGCGCCTCCCGCCGGCCGAGGATATCGAGGCGTCCGAAGAGGTCCGGGTCGCCATAGTCGGCCGACCCAATGTGGGCAAATCGTCGCTCGTCAATCGGTTGCTGGGCGAGGACCGTCATGTCGTTTCCCCGGTGGCGGGAACGACCCGCGACGCGATCGACTCGGTCATGACCTACCACGGTCGGACCGTTCGGTTCATCGATACGGCCGGCCTGCGGAGGAAGTCGCGGGTCGACGATGACGTCGAGTTTTACTCGACCGTTCGCACCAGTCGCGCCATCGAGGATTCCCACGTCTGCGTGCTCGTGGTCGATGCGGCCCAGGGCGTACACCACCAGGACCTTCGGATCGCCACCGATGCCTGGGAGCGTGGCAAGGGGCTGGTCGTTGCGGTCAACAAGTGGGACCTGGTCGACGAAAAGGACGCCAACACCGCGGTGCGCGGCCATGCCATCGTGGTCGAGAAAGCACCGTTCCTGGCGGATGTTCCGTTCGTCTATCTGTCTGCCGAGACCGGGCAGCGGGCCCGCAAGATTCTCGACTCGATTCTCGAGGTGGCGGAAGCCCGGACTCGTCGGGTGGCAACGGCCGAAGTCAACAAGGTTCTCGAGAGCCTCCTTGCCAGGAATCAGCCGCCGCAGAAGAGTGGGGAAGAGGTTCGCCTGTTCTACGCCTCGCAGATTGCCGTGGCGCCACCGACCTTTGCCCTGATCAGCAACCGGCCCGACGACGTTCCTGAACACTACCTGCGCTATCTGACCAAGGGCTTCCGCGAGGCGTGGGCCTTTTCGGGCGTCCCGCTTCGTCTCAAGCTTCGGGCTCGCAAAGGCAGCCGATGA
- a CDS encoding tetratricopeptide repeat protein, with translation MKRIWTGIFATVLVSTASAQSPTLQPKLAEFQPDKFAVPLCPLRPAGNINRGVDALKKAHDAKADKAAELTKAKDILIKSITSEGQDQNAAAWYYLARVYLMQGDVHGVDSAFTKAEALQPQCELDISQYRQNAWAQLANAGLELQREDKIAEAMVLFRDADVLFDDLPHVAANLGVLYANIGKDDSAATFFARALKIAELNAESDTSAIGDRNSNALNLALMQQRLGRHQDAIATLTKYLSWEPTNVDARKALSYSYRGSGQAATADSIDRAMLTELSKQNLDSLETSDILSIGVAAFNAQDFERAAEAFDKAVSRNPYSRDAVYNLANAYLALKNNAKLVETSKKLVAIEPMNEDAYRLLGQGHRGLDQQDEMLKAAEALIGLPISVDVTGFQIGRTSTRLEGVATGRAPTDAQGKPLKVEAVTLVVEFVTAAGSVVGSREVSIPVLEAGAQHKFTAEASGADVAGWRYRKK, from the coding sequence ATGAAGCGCATCTGGACTGGGATTTTCGCCACGGTGCTTGTCAGCACCGCGTCGGCCCAGAGCCCTACGCTCCAGCCGAAGCTGGCAGAGTTCCAGCCGGACAAGTTTGCGGTCCCGCTTTGTCCCCTCCGGCCGGCTGGCAATATCAACCGGGGTGTCGACGCGCTGAAGAAGGCGCACGACGCCAAAGCGGACAAAGCGGCTGAACTGACCAAGGCAAAGGACATCCTGATCAAGTCGATCACGAGCGAAGGCCAGGATCAGAACGCCGCCGCTTGGTATTATCTGGCCCGCGTCTACCTGATGCAGGGTGACGTGCACGGTGTCGATTCCGCATTCACCAAGGCAGAGGCGTTGCAGCCGCAGTGCGAACTCGACATCAGCCAGTACCGGCAGAATGCCTGGGCCCAACTCGCCAACGCCGGCCTCGAGCTTCAGCGCGAGGACAAGATCGCCGAGGCCATGGTTCTGTTCCGCGATGCCGACGTGCTCTTCGATGACCTCCCGCACGTTGCCGCCAACCTTGGCGTCCTCTATGCCAACATCGGTAAGGACGACTCGGCGGCAACCTTCTTTGCCCGGGCGCTCAAGATTGCCGAACTGAACGCCGAGTCCGACACCTCGGCGATCGGCGATCGCAACTCGAACGCCCTCAACCTCGCCCTGATGCAGCAGCGGCTTGGCCGCCACCAGGATGCGATTGCGACGTTGACAAAGTACCTCTCCTGGGAGCCCACCAACGTCGACGCGCGGAAAGCGCTGTCGTACTCGTATCGCGGGTCCGGACAGGCGGCAACCGCCGACTCGATCGACCGGGCCATGCTGACCGAGTTGTCGAAACAGAACCTTGACTCGCTGGAAACGAGCGACATCCTCTCGATTGGCGTCGCAGCGTTCAATGCCCAGGACTTCGAGCGGGCTGCAGAGGCGTTCGACAAGGCCGTCAGTCGTAACCCCTACAGCCGGGACGCGGTGTACAACCTCGCCAACGCCTATCTCGCGCTCAAGAACAACGCCAAGCTGGTCGAGACGTCGAAAAAGCTGGTGGCCATCGAACCGATGAACGAGGATGCCTACCGGCTCCTCGGTCAGGGGCATCGGGGCCTCGATCAGCAGGACGAGATGCTCAAGGCAGCCGAAGCGCTGATCGGCCTGCCGATTTCCGTCGACGTCACCGGGTTCCAGATTGGTCGCACCTCGACTCGACTCGAGGGCGTTGCCACGGGCCGGGCGCCGACAGACGCGCAGGGGAAGCCGCTCAAGGTCGAGGCGGTAACCCTGGTCGTCGAATTCGTCACCGCGGCAGGTAGCGTGGTCGGCAGTCGGGAAGTCTCGATCCCGGTACTCGAGGCTGGGGCCCAGCACAAGTTCACGGCGGAAGCCTCGGGCGCCGACGTGGCTGGCTGGCGGTATCGCAAGAAGTAG
- a CDS encoding threonine synthase yields the protein MSSWHLECSLCGATESAAGLPTVCPVCQRPWLVRYPGRTHGPEDRRTAATGRGMWRFRSFLPLEPGEDPVSLGEGDTPLLAIPIWGEPIGIPGLMVKDEGTNPTGSFKSRGLAAAVTRAVAGGATSFTLPTAGNAGVAAAAYGARAGVPVRVYAPATTPAPILDQIRRFGARLELLEGHIGDCGKASRAFAAESGAFDLSTLREPYRIEGKKTLGLELAEALGWSLPDVILYPTGGGTGLIGMWKVFGELLSAGWLTGPLPRMFSVQAEGCAPVVRAFANGADACQPWADPVTSASGLRVPGPLGDRLMLAALRESGGGAIAVSEAALSAAASGATARTGIDFSPEGGAALAAAERLRQDGVIRPEDRVVVFNTGAGWLYR from the coding sequence ATGAGTTCCTGGCATCTCGAATGCTCACTATGCGGAGCCACCGAGTCCGCGGCTGGTCTCCCCACCGTCTGTCCGGTCTGCCAGCGGCCCTGGCTGGTTCGTTATCCCGGCCGGACCCACGGACCGGAAGATCGTCGCACAGCGGCGACCGGGCGCGGCATGTGGCGCTTCCGCTCGTTTCTGCCGCTCGAGCCGGGCGAAGACCCCGTCAGCCTCGGCGAGGGCGACACCCCACTCCTCGCGATCCCGATCTGGGGAGAGCCGATCGGGATTCCTGGATTGATGGTCAAGGACGAAGGCACCAACCCGACGGGGTCGTTCAAATCCCGCGGCCTCGCGGCTGCGGTGACCCGCGCGGTCGCGGGCGGCGCTACCAGCTTTACGCTGCCGACCGCCGGCAACGCCGGTGTCGCGGCGGCAGCCTACGGGGCGCGCGCCGGGGTGCCGGTACGGGTCTACGCACCCGCCACGACGCCGGCGCCGATTCTCGATCAGATCCGGCGGTTCGGTGCTCGACTCGAGCTGCTCGAGGGACATATCGGAGACTGTGGCAAGGCCAGCCGCGCCTTCGCAGCCGAGTCAGGGGCATTCGACCTTTCCACCCTCCGCGAACCCTATCGGATCGAGGGCAAGAAAACCCTCGGCCTCGAACTCGCCGAGGCGCTGGGCTGGAGTCTGCCGGATGTCATCCTTTACCCCACGGGCGGCGGGACCGGCTTGATCGGCATGTGGAAGGTCTTCGGCGAACTCCTTAGCGCCGGTTGGCTCACGGGGCCGCTGCCGCGCATGTTCTCTGTCCAGGCCGAAGGCTGCGCCCCCGTGGTCAGGGCTTTTGCCAACGGCGCCGACGCGTGCCAGCCCTGGGCCGATCCCGTCACGAGTGCCAGTGGACTCCGGGTCCCAGGCCCCCTGGGCGATCGGCTGATGCTGGCGGCGCTGCGGGAGAGCGGTGGGGGGGCGATTGCGGTATCCGAGGCAGCGCTCTCAGCCGCTGCCTCAGGGGCAACGGCCAGGACGGGGATTGATTTCTCCCCGGAGGGGGGGGCCGCCCTCGCCGCAGCAGAACGTCTGCGCCAAGACGGGGTTATCCGCCCGGAGGATCGGGTGGTTGTCTTCAACACCGGGGCCGGCTGGCTCTACCGCTGA
- the uvrC gene encoding excinuclease ABC subunit UvrC: protein MSGPSPLERRLDTLPDSPGVYLWKDRDGRVLYVGKAKNLRSRVRSYFGIDHTNSPKTQLLLRHIADVETIVVPDEVQSLLLENNLIKEHQPRFNLRLKDDKSYPSIAVTVREPFPRILVTRRRDIPGARYFGPYTDVSEMRRTLSLIRRIFTVRSCADDLPLARRERPCLDYHIGRCLAPCVGWQDQSSYRAMIDEVLRFLDGRTVDVRSRMREMMADASAREDYERARDLRDALKWLEQLETPTAVDLMAGGDADVIGYARDGDDAVAVLLRVRDGKLIARDHRILDNLEEEEDAAILEHFLLRYYLATDDRAKRVVLPFLPGDLEQLEVVFAGGDLSVPVRGTGRRWLDLADQNARHLLESLKLESFETDERSDDPVYALGRALGLPTVPRILICVDISTNQGRDTVGSLVWFEAGRPKKAEYRKFKIKTIEQQDDFASIHEVISRYFRRRLDERKPLPDLVVIDGGKGQLGAALAAAEAIGLAGIPFIGLAKREEEIYLPGVDEPLRLSRRHAGLKLLQRARDEAHRFGVEYNRKRRAKRTISSELLGIPGIGAARRRALIERFGSLAGIRSATATEIATVPGVSTTLADRIVEQLRNPGGA, encoded by the coding sequence ATGAGCGGGCCCAGTCCACTCGAGCGTCGGCTCGATACGCTGCCTGACAGCCCGGGCGTCTACCTCTGGAAGGATCGAGACGGACGGGTTCTATACGTCGGCAAGGCCAAGAACCTCCGCAGCCGCGTTCGCAGCTATTTCGGCATCGACCACACCAACAGCCCGAAAACACAACTGCTGCTGCGCCACATTGCGGATGTCGAAACCATCGTCGTGCCGGATGAGGTCCAGTCGCTGCTGCTCGAGAACAATCTCATCAAAGAGCACCAGCCCCGTTTCAACCTCCGGCTCAAGGACGATAAGAGCTATCCCTCGATCGCGGTGACCGTGCGCGAGCCGTTTCCGCGCATTCTGGTCACCAGGCGGCGGGACATTCCGGGGGCCCGGTACTTCGGACCGTACACCGATGTGAGCGAGATGCGACGAACCCTGTCGCTGATCCGGCGCATTTTCACGGTCCGGAGTTGCGCCGACGATCTGCCGCTGGCGCGACGCGAACGCCCCTGTCTCGATTATCACATCGGACGCTGTCTGGCCCCATGCGTCGGGTGGCAGGACCAGTCGTCCTATCGGGCGATGATCGATGAAGTGCTCCGCTTCCTCGACGGGCGCACCGTCGATGTGCGCAGTCGGATGCGCGAAATGATGGCCGACGCGAGCGCGCGAGAGGACTACGAGCGCGCCCGCGACCTTCGCGATGCGCTCAAATGGCTGGAGCAGCTCGAAACACCGACGGCCGTCGATCTGATGGCTGGCGGCGACGCCGACGTGATCGGCTACGCCCGCGACGGCGACGACGCCGTGGCGGTCCTGCTCAGGGTCCGGGACGGGAAGCTGATTGCACGGGATCATCGGATTCTGGACAATCTCGAAGAAGAGGAAGACGCCGCCATTCTGGAGCACTTCCTGCTCAGGTACTACCTCGCGACGGACGACCGCGCCAAGCGCGTCGTTCTGCCATTTCTGCCCGGCGATCTCGAACAGCTCGAAGTCGTTTTTGCCGGCGGCGATCTCAGCGTCCCGGTGCGGGGCACCGGTCGTCGCTGGCTCGACCTGGCCGATCAGAACGCGCGACACTTGCTCGAGAGCCTGAAGCTCGAGTCGTTTGAAACCGATGAACGGTCCGACGATCCCGTCTACGCATTGGGCCGCGCCCTTGGGCTGCCGACCGTACCCCGGATCCTGATTTGCGTCGACATCTCGACCAACCAGGGGCGTGACACCGTGGGTTCGCTGGTCTGGTTCGAAGCGGGCCGACCCAAGAAGGCCGAGTATCGGAAATTCAAGATCAAGACGATCGAGCAGCAGGATGACTTTGCCTCCATCCACGAGGTCATCAGTCGCTATTTTCGGCGCCGGCTCGACGAACGGAAGCCGCTGCCGGATCTCGTGGTCATCGACGGCGGCAAGGGCCAACTCGGCGCCGCACTCGCAGCCGCAGAAGCGATCGGCCTGGCGGGCATTCCGTTCATCGGCCTCGCCAAGCGGGAGGAAGAGATCTACCTCCCGGGCGTCGACGAGCCGCTTCGGCTGTCCCGACGCCACGCCGGGCTCAAGTTGTTGCAGCGAGCCCGTGATGAGGCCCATCGCTTCGGCGTCGAGTACAACCGGAAACGCCGCGCCAAGCGAACCATCAGCTCCGAATTGCTCGGTATCCCCGGAATCGGAGCCGCCCGCCGGCGCGCCCTGATCGAGCGGTTCGGCAGCTTGGCAGGGATCCGCTCCGCCACCGCCACCGAAATTGCCACCGTGCCCGGAGTCTCGACCACCCTGGCAGATCGAATCGTGGAGCAGCTGCGCAACCCCGGTGGGGCCTGA
- the murJ gene encoding murein biosynthesis integral membrane protein MurJ, with protein sequence MGGVDDSHPRRAGRLADRAGDCPTARGTRRQPAPGRPPGQARRDPGVGGRRPPGLGRVSARRESLPAAVARGAARSHPPAPVRHLSTRRRSAAAFVAAGILTSRLAGLVRQRVIAHQFGQATAAADALAAAFRIPNLLQNLFGEGALSASLIPEYTKLRAAGRHDEAHRLAGAIAGLLSLVVTVVVALGVLAAPAVIDLLAPGFGSERRDLAIRLVRIILPGVGLLTLSAWCLGILNSHRKFFLSYAAPVGWNAAIIVATLWGATREGDPDRLVVWTAWGAAAGSLLQLLLQLPRVWKLLGGIRLSFDRYAPGADRVLRNFVPAALSRGAVQVSTFVDGIVASFLPLGSVAALTNAQLLYTLPVSLFGMSVAAAELPELSETAGHDRPDPAGARAGALRQRVATASGHVAFFIIPSVVAFLAFGHLIAGVVLRSGAFTQEDTLWVWGTLAGATVGLLAATLGRLYASAHFALGDTRTPLRCAVARVTTGVTLGVTAAWGLPALFGVSAHWGTAGLTLGSGIAGWVEFSLLRRSLGRQVGAIATDWPRLVRLWAAAVLAAAAGWLVLASIDRGWIVDLAALGLYGLLYIVLTMVFGVPTVAAIRQRFGSKG encoded by the coding sequence ATTGGCGGCGTTGATGATTCCCATCCTCGTCGTGCTGGTCGACTCGCCGATCGGGCGGGCGATTGCCCGACGGCTCGAGGGACCCGCCGTCAACCCGCCCCAGGTCGACCACCTGGCCAAGCGCGTCGAGATCCTGGAGTCGGAGGTCGACGACCTCCGGGGCTCGGTCGAGTCTCTGCGCGAAGAGAATCGCTTCCTGCAGCGGTTGCTCGAGGCGCCGCGCGGTCCCACCCTCCCGCCCCCGTCCGACACCTGAGCACCCGGCGCCGCAGTGCAGCGGCGTTCGTCGCTGCCGGAATCCTGACCAGCCGTCTTGCCGGCCTGGTGCGCCAGCGAGTCATTGCGCACCAGTTCGGCCAGGCCACGGCCGCCGCCGATGCACTTGCCGCCGCGTTTCGGATTCCCAATTTGCTCCAGAATCTCTTCGGCGAAGGTGCGCTGTCCGCGTCGCTGATTCCCGAGTACACCAAACTGCGGGCGGCCGGCCGACACGATGAGGCGCACCGCCTTGCCGGCGCCATTGCCGGTCTCCTTTCGCTCGTCGTCACTGTGGTCGTCGCGCTCGGCGTCCTGGCTGCCCCGGCCGTCATCGACCTGCTGGCCCCTGGGTTCGGCAGCGAGCGCCGCGACCTTGCCATTCGCCTGGTACGCATCATCTTGCCTGGTGTCGGCCTGCTCACTTTGTCGGCATGGTGTCTGGGTATCCTCAACAGCCACCGCAAGTTCTTCCTGTCCTACGCCGCGCCGGTCGGCTGGAACGCGGCCATCATCGTTGCCACGTTGTGGGGAGCCACCCGGGAAGGCGACCCGGACCGACTGGTCGTCTGGACCGCGTGGGGCGCGGCCGCAGGCAGCCTGCTGCAGCTGCTGCTGCAGCTGCCGCGGGTCTGGAAACTGCTCGGTGGCATCCGGCTATCATTCGATCGCTACGCACCGGGCGCGGATCGAGTACTCCGCAACTTTGTTCCCGCAGCTCTCAGTCGGGGTGCTGTCCAGGTCAGTACCTTCGTCGACGGAATCGTCGCGAGCTTTCTCCCATTGGGATCCGTGGCGGCACTCACCAACGCGCAGCTGCTCTACACGCTCCCGGTCAGCCTGTTCGGGATGTCGGTCGCGGCCGCGGAGCTGCCGGAGCTGTCGGAAACGGCGGGCCACGATCGTCCCGACCCGGCAGGCGCGCGCGCCGGAGCGTTGCGTCAGCGAGTCGCCACCGCTTCGGGACACGTAGCCTTCTTCATCATCCCGTCGGTGGTGGCATTTCTCGCCTTCGGTCACCTGATTGCCGGTGTCGTGCTGCGCAGCGGGGCGTTTACGCAGGAGGATACCCTGTGGGTCTGGGGCACGCTGGCCGGCGCGACGGTCGGTCTGCTCGCCGCCACCCTCGGGCGTCTGTATGCGTCGGCCCATTTCGCCTTGGGCGACACTCGGACTCCGTTGCGCTGCGCCGTCGCTCGGGTCACAACCGGCGTTACCCTCGGCGTGACAGCCGCGTGGGGTCTGCCTGCGTTGTTTGGGGTATCGGCTCACTGGGGAACCGCGGGCCTGACGTTAGGCTCCGGCATTGCCGGGTGGGTCGAATTCAGCCTGCTGCGCCGCTCGCTCGGACGTCAAGTCGGCGCCATCGCCACGGACTGGCCGCGGCTGGTGCGATTGTGGGCTGCTGCCGTCCTGGCTGCGGCCGCCGGGTGGCTGGTTCTCGCCTCGATCGATCGTGGCTGGATCGTCGATCTGGCGGCGCTCGGCCTGTACGGACTACTCTACATCGTGCTGACCATGGTGTTTGGCGTGCCGACTGTGGCCGCAATCCGACAACGCTTCGGATCGAAAGGATGA
- the bshC gene encoding bacillithiol biosynthesis cysteine-adding enzyme BshC, producing the protein MISIIDTPLAGCPTIPEPRTGGWNPALEGALLPGAAAARAKLAAGALVVTTGQQPGLFTGPLYTVYKALSARSLAAALERRWGRPVVPVFWVAGDDHDYAEGSTAAWFGQDGGLVRATLDPRDPDAPLRPLAREPVPASTAGWLDDLERSLPASPSRDEVVAWLRRHYRTDQTLGRAFGMALAELLDPFGIVCLDASAPEVKLAATPLLLEAVRRAADLDALLTARAAELAAAGQPVSVKVGDGATLVFVEGAGGRDRLRRDGDALVARRSGERYTEPALAALARAQPERFSPNVLLRPVMESVLLPTVAYVGGPGELRYLRLAEVLYPALDAHRQIPVPRWSGVLVEPRVNRTADKFGLTVTELIAGDGALEQRVLKSLSPEDFDPAFAAARQAIAAGFERIAAVARQIDVTLEKPVISGQNSAIGQLGDLEKRLLQAQKRRQGELVSQLDRARTAVRPDGEPQERVLGFPAFAGRYGGPALLEQLATHIDARYDAALEAGTATP; encoded by the coding sequence ATGATCTCGATTATCGATACGCCGCTGGCGGGATGTCCCACCATTCCGGAACCACGCACCGGCGGGTGGAACCCCGCGCTGGAAGGCGCCCTCTTGCCGGGCGCGGCGGCGGCGCGTGCCAAGCTGGCGGCCGGTGCGCTCGTCGTGACCACGGGTCAGCAGCCCGGGCTCTTCACCGGACCGCTCTATACGGTCTACAAGGCCCTGTCGGCGCGCTCGCTGGCTGCCGCCCTCGAGCGCCGCTGGGGACGTCCCGTCGTCCCCGTCTTCTGGGTCGCCGGTGACGACCACGACTACGCCGAGGGGTCTACGGCGGCCTGGTTCGGCCAGGACGGCGGCCTGGTGCGGGCCACCCTCGACCCGAGGGACCCCGATGCGCCGCTGCGCCCGCTGGCCCGCGAGCCGGTGCCCGCTTCCACCGCCGGCTGGCTCGATGATCTGGAGCGGTCGCTGCCCGCTAGCCCCTCGCGCGACGAGGTCGTGGCCTGGCTCCGGCGCCATTACAGGACCGACCAGACGCTCGGACGGGCCTTCGGGATGGCGCTGGCCGAGCTGCTCGATCCGTTCGGAATCGTCTGCCTCGATGCATCGGCGCCGGAAGTAAAACTCGCCGCGACGCCGCTGCTTCTCGAGGCGGTTCGCCGCGCCGCCGATCTCGATGCGCTGCTGACGGCGCGGGCAGCGGAATTGGCGGCAGCTGGGCAGCCCGTGTCGGTCAAGGTGGGCGATGGGGCTACTCTGGTGTTCGTCGAAGGGGCAGGGGGACGCGATCGGCTCCGACGCGACGGCGATGCGCTGGTCGCCCGCCGGAGCGGCGAACGCTACACCGAACCGGCGCTGGCCGCCCTGGCACGAGCCCAACCGGAACGATTCTCTCCCAACGTGCTGCTCAGACCCGTGATGGAGAGTGTCCTGCTCCCCACCGTCGCCTACGTCGGCGGCCCTGGGGAACTCCGCTATCTCCGCCTGGCCGAGGTGCTGTATCCAGCGCTTGATGCGCACCGACAGATTCCGGTACCGCGATGGTCCGGCGTGCTGGTCGAGCCGCGGGTCAACCGGACGGCAGATAAGTTCGGCCTGACGGTCACCGAGCTGATCGCCGGCGACGGTGCCCTCGAGCAACGGGTCTTGAAGAGCCTCTCCCCCGAGGATTTCGACCCGGCGTTTGCGGCGGCGCGGCAGGCAATCGCCGCCGGGTTCGAGCGCATTGCCGCCGTGGCACGCCAGATAGACGTAACCCTGGAAAAACCCGTCATTTCGGGGCAGAACTCGGCCATCGGTCAGCTCGGCGACCTCGAGAAACGCCTCCTCCAGGCCCAGAAGCGCCGCCAGGGAGAGCTGGTCAGCCAGCTCGATCGCGCTCGGACCGCGGTGCGTCCCGACGGCGAGCCGCAGGAGCGTGTCCTGGGCTTTCCGGCGTTCGCCGGCCGGTATGGTGGCCCCGCGCTGCTCGAACAGCTCGCGACCCATATCGATGCGCGCTACGATGCTGCCCTTGAAGCCGGCACTGCCACCCCCTAG
- the rlmH gene encoding 23S rRNA (pseudouridine(1915)-N(3))-methyltransferase RlmH: MVTQLIAVGRLRPAFREACDDYLARLRRFGEVEEREIREGPATASADEQRRFEGRKILEAIPDRAAVIVLDRTGTAWSSTALAAQLDRWRQRQRTLALVIGGSTGVDESVLTRAEARWSLGPLTLPHELARVVVVEQWYRALTILHGIPYHK, translated from the coding sequence GTGGTCACCCAGCTGATTGCCGTCGGCAGGCTGCGCCCGGCGTTTCGAGAGGCGTGCGACGATTATCTCGCACGCCTCCGACGCTTCGGCGAGGTGGAGGAGCGGGAAATCAGGGAAGGGCCCGCGACCGCCAGCGCCGACGAACAACGGCGCTTCGAAGGCCGGAAAATCCTCGAGGCGATTCCCGATCGGGCGGCCGTGATCGTCCTCGATCGGACCGGAACGGCGTGGTCGAGTACCGCGCTCGCCGCGCAGCTCGATCGCTGGCGTCAGCGTCAGCGAACCCTGGCCCTCGTGATCGGTGGGTCTACAGGTGTCGATGAGTCGGTGCTGACCCGCGCCGAAGCGCGTTGGAGTCTGGGTCCGCTCACGTTGCCGCATGAGCTGGCGCGGGTGGTGGTGGTGGAACAATGGTACCGGGCCCTGACCATTCTTCACGGTATCCCGTATCACAAGTAG